In a single window of the Hypanus sabinus isolate sHypSab1 chromosome 15, sHypSab1.hap1, whole genome shotgun sequence genome:
- the LOC132405162 gene encoding general transcription factor II-I repeat domain-containing protein 2-like, with amino-acid sequence MVDMTAHLNTLNTALQGKGRTALHMLEDVLAFERKLTVLARDLQKGTLSHFPNLREFKQGHDMIISEYLHSAIIAMQTSFGKRFCEFREEKNTLSFPVTPLSIDPSLLNTTALAGVSQPDLEMELADIADKDIWVSKFRRLTADLEDVARQKAVLAQKHKWSDIENLTDDSLRSCVKMKVTSYSPDVQTLCAEVQEQKSH; translated from the coding sequence atggtagacatgacagcgcacctgaacacgctgaacacagctcttcaggggaaaggacgtacagccctgcacatgttggaggatgttttggcattcgagcgcaagttgacagtgcttgccagagatttacagaaaggcactttgtctcacttccccaatttgagagagttcaaacaaggtcacgacatgataatttctgagtatttacattctgcaatcatcgcaatgcaaacatcgtttgggaaacgcttctgtgagttcagagaggaaaaaaacacattatccttcccggtcactcccttaagcatcgatccttccctactgaatacgactgcattggcaggtgtgagtcaacctgatcttgagatggaactggccgacatagccgacaaagacatatgggtgtccaagtttagacgcttgacagcagaccttgaagatgttgcccgtcagaaggccgttcttgctcagaaacacaaatggagtgatattgaaaacctcacagatgacagcttgcgatcctgtgtaaagatgaaggtgacatcatacagccctgatgtgcagacgctgtgcgctgaggtccaggagcagaaatcccattaa